Proteins co-encoded in one Aethina tumida isolate Nest 87 chromosome 7, icAetTumi1.1, whole genome shotgun sequence genomic window:
- the LOC109598157 gene encoding guanylate cyclase soluble subunit beta-1 produces the protein MYGFVNYALELLVLKTFGPETWETIKKKADVQMEGQFLVRQIYDDEITYNLIFAAVDILKIPANDILELFGKMFFEFCQDSGYDKILQVLGATPRDFLQNLDALHDHLGTLYPGMRAPSFRCTERPEDGALILHYYSDRPGLEYIVIGIVKTVASKLHNTEVDVQIIRTKEDCDHIQFLITETNAPEKIHLPDIDEIETLSLEPKVSPATFCRIFPFHIMFDREMKIVQTGSTLRRVFPIVKSPNCKITDILDAIRPHLELTFENILSHINTIYVLRTRSGVMKVSASEEYRFLRLKGQMLYVPETDLVIFLCYPSVMNLDDLTRRGFYISDIPLHDATRDLVLMSEQFEADYKLTRNLEILTDKLQQTYRELETEKKKTDGLLYSVLPLTVASELRHNRPVPPKKFDFVTLLFSGIVGFSEYCAAHTDSNGAMKIVKMLNELYTKFDTLTDYSVNPDIYKVETVGDKYMAVSGIPEPCVAHAKNIARLALDMMDLGKTIIVDGDPVRITIGIHSGEVVTGVIGQRMPRYCLYGNTVNLTSRTETTGQPGKINVSGDAYKVLMQEDNKDPNFAFEYRGPITMKGKSEPMDVWFLTRANHN, from the exons ATG tatgGTTTTGTAAATTATGCTTTGGAGTTGTTGGTTTTGAAAACTTTCGGGCCGGAAACGTGGGAAACAATAAA aaaaaaggcCGATGTTCAGATGGAAGGTCAGTTTTTGGTGAGACAAATCTATGATGATGAGATAACgtacaatttgatttttgcTGCAGTCGATATTTTAA aaataccgGCAAATGATATTTTGGAGCTCTTTGGAAAAATGTTCTTTGAGTTTTGCCAAGATTCTGGATACGATAAGATCCTGCAAGTTTTGGGAGCTACACCAAGGGATTTTCTTCAG AACCTTGATGCGCTCCATGACCACTTGGGGACGCTGTACCCAGGAATGCGAGCTCCGTCTTTCCGATGCACCGAGAGGCCGGAAGATGGCGCTCTAATACTGCATTATTATTCTGACAGGCCCGGACTGGAATACATTGTTATCGGAATCGTCaaa ACTGTTGCCAGCAAATTGCACAATACGGAAGTGGACGTTCAAATTATCAGGACCAAAGAAGATTGCGACCATATTCAGTTTTTGATCACCGAAACCAATGCACCAGAAAAGATACATCTCCCAGACATTGATGAAATTGAAACCTTGTCTTTag AACCGAAAGTATCACCGGCAACTTTTTGCAGAATATTCCCATTTCATATCATGTTCGATAGAGAAATGAAGATCGTACAAACTGGTTCCACTTTGAGAAGGGTTTTTCCTATTGTTAAATCGCCGAATTGTAAGATCACGGATATTTTGGATGCG ATCCGTCCGCATTTGGAGTTGACGTTCGAGAACATCTTGTCCCACATCAATACGATCTACGTACTTAGAACGAGATCTGGTGTCATGAAAGTCAGCGCGTCTGAAGAGTATCGCTTCTTGAGATTGAAAGGGCAAATGCTGTACGTTCCGGAAACCGATCTGGTAATCTTCCTCTGTTATCCGAGTGTGATGAATCTCGACGATCTCAcaag acgtGGATTCTACATAAGTGACATTCCGCTTCACGATGCCACCAGAGATTTGGTCCTGATGTCCGAACAGTTCGAAGCCGACTATAAGCTCACCAGGAATCTAGAAATCCTGACGGATAAATTGCAGCAAACCTACCGTGAATTGGAGACGGAAAAGAAGAAGACTGACGG ATTGTTGTATTCGGTTTTGCCATTAACTGTGGCCAGTGAATTAAGGCACAATCGTCCGGTTCCACCGAAAAAATTCGACTTTGTGACCTTATTGTTCTCTGGAATCGTTGGATTCTCCGAATATTGCGCAGCTCATACTGACTCAAATGGAGCGATGAAGATTGTCAAGATGTTGAACGAGCTGTACACCAAGTTTGACACTTTGACCGACTACTCTGTTAATccagatatttataaa gtGGAGACGGTGGGTGATAAGTATATGGCTGTGAGTGGAATTCCGGAACCTTGTGTGGCTCATGCAAAGAACATTGCTCGTCTGGCTTTAGACATGATGGATCTGGGAAAGACTATTATAGTTGATGGAGACCCAGTG aGGATTACAATCGGCATTCATTCGGGAGAAGTGGTAACTGGAGTAATCGGACAAAGAATGCCTCGTTATTGTCTTTATGGAAACACTGTTAATCTAACAAGTCGAACAGAAACAACAGGACAACCTGGAAAGATCAACGTTTCAGGAGATGCTTACAA